In Carassius gibelio isolate Cgi1373 ecotype wild population from Czech Republic chromosome B4, carGib1.2-hapl.c, whole genome shotgun sequence, one DNA window encodes the following:
- the LOC127956511 gene encoding filamin-C isoform X5 yields MMSNNTYFDQQLPPQYYQGTDNGEDGDEEMPATEKDLAEDAPWKKIQQNTFTRWCNEHLKCLNKKINDLQKDLSDGLKLIGLLEVLSQKKMYRKYHARPNFRQMKLENVSVALEFLEREHIKLVSIDSKAIVDGNLKLILGLIWTLILHYSISMPMWEDEDDEDARKLTPKQRLLGWIQNKVPQLPINNFHRDWRDGKALGALVDNCAPGLCPDWETWDPSQPVENAREAMQQADDWLGVPQVIAPEEIVDPNVDEHSVMTYLSQFPKAKLKPGAPLRSKTLHPKRAKAYGPGIEPRGNVVLRPAEFVVETVEAGLGEVLVYVEDPEGHTEEARVIPKNDRNRSYSVLYVPKVEGLHKVKVLFAGQDIDRSPFLVNVSKALGDPNKVQARGPGLEPVGNVANKPTYFDIYTAGAGAGDVGVIIVDSQGRRDTVEIILENKGDSVFRCTYGPILEGPHTIYVTFAGQQIPRSPFTVHISEAPPSGRQIGSPVHIIPQSLRTPPSEKAKKMPPPTPPKPRRPTSNPNACRAIGRGLQPKGVRVKEVADFKVYTKGAGSGELRVQVKGPRGGDEPVKVQELGDGVYECDYYPIFTGKYIITITWGGHAIPRSPFEVVISEDAGPQKVRAWGPGLETGMVGKSADFVVEAIGTEVGTLGFSIEGPSQAKIECDDKGDGSCDVLYWPTEPGDYAVHVICDDEDIKDSPFMAHILPAANDVFPEKIKCYGPGLEPTGCIVNKPAEFTIDARGAGRGHLQIYAQDSEGFPINIQITDNGDSTYFCIYIPTKPIKHTIVITWGEVNVPNSPFRVAIGEGSHPENVKVHGPGVEKTGLKASEPTYFTVDCSEAGQGDVSIGIKCAPGVVGPAEADIDFDIIKNDNDTFTVKYTPPGAGRYTIMVLFADQEIPISPFRIKVDPSHDANKVKAEGPGLNKTGVEVGKPTHFTIYTKGAGKATPEVHFTTAGKGEAVSDFEIIDNHDYSFTVRYTALQQGNMSISVCHGGDPIPKSPFTITVAPPLDLNKVKVQGLNNKVDVGKDEEFTINTRGAGGQGKVDVKITSPSRRPIPCKVESGTSNEVYTVKYIPPEEGPYKVDISYDGNPVPGSPFTVEGEMPPDPSKVRAYGPGLKGGIVGKPAPFAIDTKGAGTGGLGLTVEGPCEAKIECQDNGDGSCSVSYLPTEPGEYSINILFADAHIPGSPFKAMVQSVFDPSKVTASGPGLERGKVNEAASFTVDCSKAGEAELTIEIISDSGAQAEVHVQNNSDGTYSITYIPPFHGMYTITIKYGGHAVPKFPARVQVDPALDTSGIKVYGPGVEPRGVLREVTTHFVIDTRVHSKMGGNHVKVRIVNPSGANTDAYITDKGDGTYRVEYTAFEDGVHLIEVLYDDVPVPKSPFRVAVTEGCDPSRVRAYGPGLEEGLVNKPNRFTVETRGAGTGGLGLAIEGPSEAKMSCKDNKDGSCSVEYIPFTPGEYDVNITFGGLPIPGSPFRVPVRELVDPSKVKCSGPGLGSGVRAHVPQTFTVDCSKAGLAPLEVLLYGPTGMTEPVNITDNGEGIHTVTYTPAKDGPYTVCVKYADQEVPRSPFKIKVLPAHDASKVRASGPGLNASGVPASLPVEFTIDARDAGEGLLTVQILDPEGKPKKANIRDNRDGTYTVSYVPDMTGRYTITIKYGGDEIPYSPYRIHALPSGDASKCHVTVSIGGHGLGSGLGPTIQIGEETVITVDAKAAGKGKVTCKVSTPDGAELDVDVVENADGTFDIYYTAPEPGKYVITIRFGGEHIPNSPFHVVATEEPVTAVDAMEPMLRPFNLVIPFTVQKGEITGEVRMPSGKTARPHITDNKDGTVTVKYAPTEKGLHEMDIKYDGNHIPGSPLQFYVDAINSGHVNAYGPGLSHGMVNKPATFTIVTKDAGEGGLSLAVEGPSKAEISCKDNKDGTCTVSYLPTAPGDYNIIVKFDDKHIAGSPFTAKITGDDSMRTSELNVGTSTDVSLKITETDLSSLTASIRAPSGNEEPCLLKRLPNRHIGISFTPKEVGEHVVSVKKNGKHVTNSPFKIMVGQSEIGDASKVKVFGKGLIEGHTFEVAEFIVDTRTAGYGGLGLSIEGPSKVDINCSDVEDGTCKVTYCPTEPGTYIINIKFADQHVPGSPFTVKVLGEGRMKESITRKRQAPSIASVGSTCDLNLKIPGNWFQMVSAQERHTRTFTRSSHTYTRTERTEISKTRAGETKREVRVEESTQVGGDPFRDVFGGFRGRESRGTYSSAQGRQSEGESGTQEMTAQVTSPSGNTEDAEIIEGEDSTYSVRFVPQEMGPHTVNVKYRGQHVPGSPFQFTVGPLGEGGPHKVRAGGTGLDRGVAGVPAEFSIWTREAGAGGLSIAVEGPSKAEISFEDRKDGSCGVAYVVQEPGDYEVSIKFNDEHIPDSPFIVPIASVSDDGRLLTVTSLQEMGLKVNQEASFAVQLNGARGAIDAKVHTPSGAVEECYITELDNDKHAIRFIPRENGVHSIDVRFNGSHIPGSPFKIRVGEPGQAGDPGMVTAFGAGLEGGTTGVPSDFIVNTCNAGSGALSVTIDGPSKVKMDCQECPEGYKVTYTPMAPGSYLISIKYGGPQHIVGSPFKAKVSGARLSGGHSLHETSSVLVETVMKSSSVAGSFSTLPKFSSDASKVISRGAGLSKAFIGQKNTFTVDCSKAGTNMLMVGVHGPKTPCEEVYVKHMGNRMYNVTYTVKEKGDYILIVKWGEEMVPGSPFHVTVP; encoded by the exons ATAGTAAAGCTATAGTGGACGGCAACCTAAAACTGATCCTGGGGCTGATATGGACCCTTATTCTGCACTACTCTATTTCCATGCCCATGTGGGAGGATGAGGACGATGAAGACGCCCGGAAGCTGACGCCCAAACAGCGCCTTCTGGGCTGGATCCAGAACAAGGTCCCCCAGCTGCCCATCAACAACTTCCACAGGGACTGGAGAGATGGCAAAGCCCTCGGTGCACTGGTGGATAATTGCGCACCTG GCCTGTGTCCGGACTGGGAGACATGGGACCCGAGTCAGCCAGTGGAGAATGCAAGAGAAGCCATGCAACAAGCTGACGACTGGCTCGGTGTGCCTCAG GTGATCGCACCTGAGGAGATCGTGGATCCTAATGTGGACGAGCACTCAGTGATGACCTACCTGTCTCAGTTCCCCAAAGCCAAACTCAAGCCTGGTGCCCCACTGCGATCTAAAACCCTGCACCCCAAGAGAGCCAAGGCCTATGGTCCAG GGATTGAGCCCAGAGGTAATGTTGTGTTGAGGCCAGCTGAGTTTGTGGTGGAGACCGTGGAGGCCGGGCTTGGAGAGGTGTTGGTGTACGTGGAGGATCCAGAAGGCCACACAGAAGAG GCCAGAGTAATTCCCAAGAATGACAGGAACAGGAGCTACTCTGTGCTCTATGTCCCGAAAGTGGAGGGCCTGCATAAG GTGAAGGTGTTGTTTGCTGGACAGGACATTGACAGAAGCCCTTTCCTAGTAAATGTGTCTAAAGCACTGGGTGACCCAAACAAGGTGCAGGCCCGTGGGCCAGGTTTGGAACCGGTGGGGAATGTGGCCAATAAACCCACCTATTTTGACATCTACACAGCAG GTGCGGGAGCGGGCGATGTCGGTGTGATCATTGTGGACTCTCAGGGCCGCAGAGACACAGTGGAGATCATTCTGGAAAACAAGGGCGACAGTGTTTTCCGCTGCACATACGGCCCCATTTTGGAGGGCCCTCACACTATATATGTGACATTCGCTGGCCAGCAGATACCCAGAAGCCCTTTCACTGTCCACATCTCAGAGG CTCCTCCGAGTGGCCGGCAGATCGGCTCCCCGGTTCACATAATCCCTCAGTCTTTACGCACGCCGCCCTCAGAAAAGGCCAAGAAAATGCCTCCCCCAACACCACCCAAACCCAGGCGACCAA CAAGCAACCCCAATGCCTGTCGGGCCATCGGGCGCGGCCTGCAGCCCAAGGGTGTGCGTGTGAAGGAGGTGGCCGACTTTAAGGTGTACACGAAGGGAGCAGGCAGTGGAGAACTACGTGTGCAAGTCAAAGGGCCAA GAGGTGGCGATGAGCCTGTGAAGGTGCAAGAGCTGGGTGACGGTGTGTATGAATGTGATTACTACCCCATTTTCACTGGAAAATACATTATCACCATTACTTGGGGTGGCCACGCCATTCCCCGCAG cCCATTTGAGGTGGTCATAAGTGAAGATGCAGGCCCTCAGAAGGTGAGGGCTTGGGGTCCAGGCTTGGAGACAGGCATGGTTGGCAAATCAGCTgactttgtggtcgaggccattGGCACTGAGGTTGGAACTCTGG GTTTCTCCATCGAAGGCCCCTCACAGGCTAAGATAGAGTGTGATGATAAGGGAGATGGGTCTTGTGATGTTTTGTACTGGCCCACTGAGCCTGGTGACTATGCGGTCCATGTCATCTGTGATGATGAAGATATCAAAGACAGCCCATTTATGGCCCACATCCTCCCTGCAGCCAATGACGTCTTTCCTGAGAAG ATTAAGTGCTACGGCCCTGGGCTAGAACCAACCGGGTGCATTGTAAACAAACCTGCTGAATTTACAATTGACGCCCGTGGAGCTGGAAGAGGACATCTACAGATTTACGCTCAG GATTCAGAAGGCTTCCCAATCAACATCCAGATCACAGATAATGGTGACAGCACATATTTCTGCATCTACATACCCACCAAGCCCATCAAACACACTATCGTCATCACCTGGGGAGAGGTCAACGTTCCCAACAGTCCATTCAGG GTGGCCATTGGAGAAGGCAGTCATCCAGAGAACGTGAAGGTTCATGGTCCTGGAGTAGAGAAGACTGGCTTGAAGGCCAGTGAACCCACTTACTTTACTGTGGATTGCAGTGAGGCCGGACAAG GAGATGTCAGCATTGGGATTAAATGTGCTCCTGGCGTGGTGGGACCTGCCGAAGCAGATATTGATTTTGATATCATTAAAAATGACAACGACACATTCACAGTGAAGTATACGCCCCCTGGAGCAGGACGCTACACCATCATGGTGCTATTTGCTGATCAA GAAATTCCAATCAGCCCCTTCCGTATCAAAGTTGATCCATCCCATGATGCTAATAAAGTGAAAGCAGAGGGTCCCGGACTCAACAAGACAG GTGTGGAAGTGGGCAAGCCGACCCACTTCACGATCTACACTAAAGGAGCAGGCAAGGCAACACCTGAGGTTCACTTTACCACAGCTGGGAAAGGAGAAGCCGTCAGTGACTTCGAGATCATCGATAACCATGACTATTCTTTCACTGTGCGTTACACTGCGTTACAGCAG GGTAACATGAGCATATCTGTGTGCCATGGTGGTGACCCTATCCCCAAAAGCCCTTTTACCATCACTGTTGCCCCTCCTTTGGATCTCAACAAGGTCAAAGTTCAAGGACTCAACAACA AAGTCGACGTAGGGAAAGATGAGGAGTTTACCATTAACACACGTGGTGCGGGAGGTCAAGGAAAGGTGGACGTCAAGATTACATCACCTTCTCGCCGGCCAATCCCGTGCAAGGTTGAATCTGGAACATCCAATGAGGTGTACACTGTTAAATACATTCCCCCTGAAGAGGGGCCCTACAAAGTGGACATCAGCTATGATGGAAACCCTGTGCCTGGAAGTCCTTTCACGGTGGAGGGAGAGATGCCTCCAGATCCCTCAAAG GTACGAGCCTATGGCCCTGGCCTAAAGGGAGGTATTGTGGGTAAACCTGCTCCATTTGCCATTGACACCAAAGGTGCAGGTACAGGGGGTCTCGGGCTGACTGTGGAGGGTCCATGTGAAGCCAAGATTGAGTGCCAGGACAATGGAGATGGATCTTGCTCGGTATCCTATCTGCCCACTGAGCCTGGAGAGTATTCCATCAACATCCTGTTTGCTGATGCTCACATCCCTGGTTCTCCCTTCAAAGCCATGGTGCAGTCTGTCTTTGACCCCAGCAAGGTCACAGCTAGTGGACCAGGGCTGGAGAGAGGAAAGGTCAATGAAGCGGCTTCGTTCACAGTGGACTGCTCTAAAGCAGGCGAGGCGGAGTTGACCATTGAGATTATTTCAGATTCAGGAGCGCAGGCTGAGGTTCATGTCCAGAATAACAGCGATGGAACATATTCTATCACCTACATCCCTCCTTTCCATGGAATGTACACCATCACGATTAAATATGGAGGACATGCAGTGCCGAAGTTCCCTGCGAGGGTTCAGGTGGATCCTGCTCTCGATACAAGTGGAATCAAGGTCTACGGTCCAGGAGTGGAACCCAGAG GGGTGCTTCGAGAGGTCACTACACACTTTGTCATTGACACTCGGGTTCACAGCAAGATGGGTGGAAACCACGTCAAAGTTCGGATTGTTAACCCATCAGGTGCCAACACTGATGCGTACATCACTGACAAAGGAGATGGCACTTATAGAGTGGAGTATACAGCATTTGAGGATG GTGTGCATCTGATAGAGGTGCTGTATGATGACGTACCTGTTCCTAAGAGCCCATTTAGGGTGGCGGTAACCGAAGGTTGTGATCCCAGCCGTGTACGTGCCTATGGTCCTGGTCTGGAAGAGGGTCTGGTCAACAAACCCAACCGCTTCACTGTGGAGACCAG GGGTGCTGGCACAGGTGGCCTTGGATTGGCCATCGAGGGTCCATCAGAAGCTAAGATGTCTTGTAAAGATAACAAAGATGGCAGCTGTAGCGTGGAGTATATTCCTTTCACTCCTGGAGAATATGATGTCAACATTACTTTCGGAGGTCTGCCTATCCCAG GTAGCCCATTCAGGGTGCCTGTGAGGGAGCTAGTGGATCCAAGTAAGGTGAAGTGTTCTGGTCCTGGTTTGGGAAGCGGAGTAAGAGCCCACGTTCCTCAAACCTTCACCGTGGACTGCAGCAAAGCAGGACTCGCCCCACTAGAGGTGCTTCTGTATGGACCCACAG GGATGACAGAGCCAGTGAATATCACAGACAACGGTGAAGGCATACACACGGTGACCTACACTCCTGCTAAAGATGGACCTTACACTGTGTGTGTCAAATATGCAGACCAAGAAGTGCCACGCAG TCCGTTTAAGATCAAGGTGTTGCCTGCTCATGATGCCAGTAAAGTTCGTGCCAGCGGTCCCGGACTGAACGCTTCCGGTGTTCCCGCCAGCCTGCCGGTGGAGTTCACCATCGATGCCCGTGACGCAGGCGAGGGGCTTCTCACCGTACAGATACTG GACCCAGAAGGAAAACCAAAGAAAGCCAACATTCGAGATAACAGAGATGGAACATACACCGTGTCCTACGTCCCAGATATGACGGGACGCTACACTATTACAATCAAATATGGTGGAGATGAGATCCCATACTCACCCTATCGCATACATGCGCTGCCCAGTGGAGATGCCAGCAAATGCCATGTAACAG TGTCAATTGGGGGACACGGATTGG GCTCTGGGCTCGGACCCACTATTCAAATTGGCGAGGAGACCGTTATCACTGTGGATGCAAAGGCTGCTGGGAAGGGGAAAGTCACCTGCAAAGTGTCAACTCCAGACGGTGCAGAGCTAGACGTGGATGTGGTGGAGAACGCAGACGGGACATTTGATATCTATTATACTGCTCCAGAGCCTGGGAAATACGTCATAACCATTCGCTTTGGAGGAGAGCACATTCCCAACAGCCCCTTCCATGTGGTG GCCACAGAGGAACCAGTCACTGCAGTGGATGCCATGGAGCCAATGCTCCGCCCGTTCAATCTGGTTATTCCATTTACTGTGCAAAAGGGGGAGATTACAG gtgaggTACGCATGCCATCTGGTAAAACCGCCCGTCCACACATCACTGATAACAAGGACGGGACTGTGACGGTCAAATATGCCCCCACTGAGAAGGGCCTACATGAGATGGACATCAAATATGATGGCAACCACATACCAG GAAGTCCGCTGCAGTTCTATGTGGATGCTATTAACAGCGGACATGTGAATGCATACGGTCCTGGTCTGAGTCATGGCATGGTCAACAAACCCGCCACCTTCACTATCGTCACTAAGGATGCTGGAGaag GTGGTCTGTCTTTGGCAGTGGAAGGCCCTTCTAAAGCAGAGATCAGCTGTAAAGATAATAAAGATGGCACCTGCACTGTGTCCTACCTGCCAACGGCCCCAGGAGACTATAATATAATCGTCAAGTTTGATGACAAGCACATCGCTGGAAGCCCCTTTACAGCCAAGATCACAG GTGATGACTCCATGAGGACGTCTGAGCTGAACGTTGGCACATCCACAGACGTGTCACTGAAGATCACAGAGACAGACCTGAGCTCCCTGACTGCTAGCATCAGAGCCCCATCTGGAAACGAGGAGCCCTGCCTGCTGAAGAGACTTCCAAACCGACACATCG GAATATCCTTCACTCCTAAAGAGGTGGGTGAGCATGTGGTCAGCGTGAAGAAGAATGGAAAACACGTGACCAACAGCCCATTCAAGATCATGGTGGGCCAGTCTGAGATAGGAGACGCCAGTAAGGTGAAGGTGTTTGGGAAAGGACTGATTGAAGGACACACCTTTGAAGTGGCTGAGTTCATTGTGGACACCAGAACTGCAG GTTATGGAGGTCTCGGTCTGTCCATCGAGGGGCCCAGCAAAGTTGACATTAACTGTTCGGACGTGGAAGATGGAACCTGTAAAGTGACCTACTGCCCAACCGAACCCGGAACTTACATCATCAACATCAAATTTGCAGACCAACATGTGCCAG GAAGTCCATTTACAGTGAAGGTTCTGGGTGAAGGAAGAATGAAGGAGAGCATCACCAGAAAGAGGCAGGCGCCCTCTATTGCCTCGGTGGGCAGCACTTGCGACCTCAACCTCAAGATTCCAG GGAACTGGTTTCAGATGGTGTCGGCCCAAGAGCGGCACACGCGTACCTTCACCCGCAGCAGCCACACCTACACACGAACAGAACGCACCGAGATCAGCAAGACCCGTGCGGGCGAGACCAAACGGGAAGTGCGGGTGGAAGAGAGCACCCAGGTGGGGGGCGACCCCTTTAGGGATGTTTTCGGTGGATTCCGGGGCAGGGAGAGCCGGGGAACCTACAGCAGCGCCCAGGGCCGACAatcagagg GTGAATCAGGTACACAGGAAATGACTGCACAGGTGACGAGTCCCAGCGGCAACACAGAGGACGCTGAGATCATAGAGGGAGAGGACAGCACCTATAGTGTGCGTTTTGTGCCTCAGGAGATGGGCCCCCACACTGTCAATGTCAAATACAGGGGACAGCATGTCCCCGGAAGCCCCTTCCAGTTCACCGTGGGGCCCCTGGGAGAGGGAGGGCCCCATAAGGTTCGGGCTGGTGGTACTGGTTTGGACAGAGGTGTGGCTGGAGTACCAG CTGAGTTCAGTATCTGGACCCGTGAGGCCGGTGCTGGTGGTTTGTCCATAGCTGTCGAGGGGCCCAGCAAAGCAGAAATTTCCTTTGAGGACAGGAAGGATGGTTCCTGTGGGGTGGCCTATGTGGTGCAGGAACCTG ggGACTATGAAGTTTCAATCAAATTTAACGACGAGCATATCCCAGACAGCCCTTTTATCGTTCCTATTGCATCAGTGTCAGATGACGGCCGCCTGCTCACCGTCACCAGCCTGCAG GAGATGGGTCTGAAGGTGAATCAAGAAGCCTCGTTTGCCGTGCAGCTGAACGGAGCGCGAGGGGCGATTGATGCAAAGGTTCACACACCATCTGGAGCAGTGGAGGAGTGTTACATCACCGAGCTAGACAATG ATAAACACGCCATACGGTTTATTCCACGAGAGAACGGCGTCCACTCCATCGATGTCCGTTTTAACGGGAGTCACATCCCTGGCAGTCCCTTCAAGATCCGTGTAGGGGAACCCGGCCAGGCGGGAGATCCAGGAATGGTGACGGCTTTCGGGGCTGGACTGGAGGGGGGAACTACAG GTGTACCGTCAGACTTCATTGTAAACACGTGTAACGCTGGCTCAGGAGCTCTGTCGGTCACCATCGACGGCCCATCGAAGGTGAAGATGGATTGTCAGGAGTGTCCAGAAGGATACAAGGTCACCTACACACCCATGGCTCCCGGTAGCTACCTCATCTCCATTAAATACGGAGGACCGCAGCATATCGTGGGCAGCCCCTTCAAAGCCAAAGTCTCTG GTGCACGTCTGTCCGGAGGACACTCTCTGCACGAAACGTCATCGGTTCTGGTGGAAACGGTCATGAAATCGTCCTCAGTGGCCGGATCCTTCTCTACTCTGCCGAAGTTCTCGTCCGACGCCAGTAAGGTGATCTCCAGGGGGGCCGGACTCTCCAAAGCCTTCATTGGCCAGAAGAACACCTTCACAGTGGACTGCAGTAAAGCAG GGACAAATATGTTGATGGTAGGAGTGCACGGGCCAAAGACTCCCTGTGAGGAAGTGTACGTCAAGCACATGGGCAACAGAATGTACAATGTCACATACACAGTGAAGGAGAAAGGCGACTACATCCTGATAGTCAAATGGGGTGAAGAAATGGTGCCCGGAAGCCCTTTCCACGTCACCGTGCCTTAA